AATGTTCTGACTAGACCCAGTTTGTAATTCAAAGGGGCGAAGCTGAAATAATTAGTAAGAAGATCAGTAAATGTTTTCTTGCGATATACACTAGTAACAATAGATGGATGACCGTTGTCTAGCAATATGTCTAGAAAAGATAATTTCTTATTGATTTCCCTTTCCATTGTGAAACGGATACTTGGGTGCCTTGCGTTGATATAATCAAAGAACAAGAGCGCATCATCTTCGTTATTGAACAAACAAAAGGTGTCATCAACATAGCGTCTATAGAACAAAACTTGGAGGATGAGAAATTATCTAACCAGTTTTTTTCATGGTGTCCCATAAAAAGGTTTGCGAGGACTGGAGCAAGGGGGGAACCCATGGCAACCCCATCTACTTGGTCATGAAACGCACCCTTGAATAAGAAGTGGGTCCCTGCTGTTGCGAAggaaaaaagggttttaagGTCAGCGGGGCTTATCGCAAGGCCAGGATTACCCTGATAAATGTAGGTGACCGCCAAGTCAATGCACTCATCAAGGGGTAAACTAGTAAACAGACTCTCAACATCAAAAGAGACCATAAACTTCCCAGAGGTTGGTAGCTGGTTGATTTCATGTACAAATGAAAACGTGTCGCGGACGTTGTAGTCACACGGGACATGAGGCTCTAAAAGATCGCAAAGGAACTTAGATAGATTACGGAACTTAGATAGATTacggaaaaattgttttccgtCGTGGGTGATCGACAAGATTATCCACAGGTATCTTTCTAAGAAAATGAGTTCTTCTCTGACTGGGCGGGACGCCTCATCCAACTCCGGGAAAACTTCTACGCACTTCTATAAACTCCCTTATGTTGGCCGGTTTTCTGAAATCGCCCAGACCAAGTTAAGACAACTACTCAAACACTATTGCAAAGCTGATTTAGATATTAAGTTGGTCTTTAGTACATTTAAAGTTAGAAACATGTTCAGCGTGAAAGATTCAGTACCGCAATGTCTACGTTCGCGTGTCGTTTATAAATTCTCGTGTGCTGGCTGTAATGCcagctacattggcgagaccACTCGCCACCTACGTACGCGTGCTCGTGAGCATCTCTTGTCGGACAAGTCTTCGCATGTTTACAGACACCTGCAGTCATCTAGGGCCTGTCATGACTCTTGTAACACAGAATGTTTCACGATCTTAGATTctgccgcctcaaaattccaaattaagatcaaagaggcattgcacattaagtgggaaaatcccatccttaatcagcagttgaggcatttagatttgtctctttctttttaattacgttgttcttttgtcttttattttattgctatgtgcgctatttttgttttctgcgcatttcacacttcatatttaaattgtacgcaagttctgacatgtaattttgcaacataccttaacataaattcaaatgtataatcgttgaaaagctcatttgcaactgaagatgacatgactatgtcgaaacatgttttgtaaattgaaaacgatcgtttcttttttgagagttaaactttgatatctaggaaagccaatgacgtttccgaaatttcccaggtatatttaagagccggatgaaaagagttgacggacgttataaattgatcgagttcttctctgctggatgaaatagcgccgatgcagtcgtcgatgtagcggccgtagagttcaggtttggggctgattaaaaaattggtgttcaacatatcctacaaaaagattggcatagctaggtcccattcttgtgcccatcgctacaccattaatttgtttgtaatagttgccggcgaatgaaaaacagttaagcgttaaaactagttcggcaaggcggaggagcgtttccgagctaggttctttgacagtgcgttgatcgaaaaagtgtttaagtgcttgaagaccttcgctattaggaatgactgtgtatagagatgtaatgtccatggtgaaaataagtttgtcttggccggagaaattgaaatcgcggaaaatttgtagtgcgtgtgtactgtctttaatgtatgatggcaaagatttgacgataggtgtcacaatcctgtctaagtagctagaaatgagttcggtggggcaactacaggcagaaacgatagggcgacctgggttgttgggtttgtgaattttaggcaagaagtaaatgcacgaagttctaggggtgttgatgatgagattagtggcagtgttcGGTAATTggtgattaactataagattttgaatggtgtctttgacaagtttttgatttttgaaagtgagatctttagggattttggcataaaacgaggtatccgaaagttgccgcaaagcttctttttggtaaaggtcggaccgccaaacaactaccgcgccgcctttgtcggccgatttgacacctatgtcgttgcgtttactaagatttttaagcgcctcccactcttccgaggaaaggttggaaaatttagtgttgcgatagaatttaagtttgtgaatgtcgtgacggcattttttggtgaaaaaatctaaagaggcaaattgtccctctgggggagtccatttggatttgcgaactagaagtataacctccgtcaactcttttcatccggctcttaaatatacctgggaaatttcgaaaacttcattggctttcctagatatcaaagtttctatcaGAGGcgacgtgctatgtactagtgtgcactacaaaactactgattcacacagttatttgttgtattcatcgtcacatccatcacatgtcaagaactccattccttattctcaatttcttagactttgacgtctatgtagtgatgactccgatttttccagcaaatcagaggagatgtgccagtccttcgaaaaacgtggctatcctgtctcggtggtcaaagcgggccatcatcgcgcccaacaatttgatcgacagacATCACTACAagcgtcacaaaaagataagaatgacagaattccattcaccctcactttccatcctcataatcacgcagtcaaaagcatcattcttagtaattttaaattactccaaaatgatcccgagactggtagaatcttttcgcaacctccacttatttcattcaaacgcgacaaaaacgtaggcaactttttagttagaagcgcgctcaaaacgaacgagcaacccggctctttcaaatgcgcgcgctcacgatgcaaaacttgtcttttcattgttaacactagcaagatatcgggacctaagcgatctgttaagatcaccgatcttttcacatgtacctccgcaaatgtcatttattgcataacctgtacgttatgcaataaattatacattggtgagacaggtagacgactaggtgaccgattccgcgaacaccttcgcgatgttgagaagaatgacaaggatgcatctaagccagtcgctcgccattttaatctgcctaaccactccataaaacacatggctatctgcggcctttccctacatctaggtacgacggaaagccgcaagaatctggaacaaaaattcatctttcaaatcggcacccttaatcctcacggtattaacgaacgcttttcatttaactaatatattcctatttttcacgttgccatgttaccaccaatagcgtagctcctactctactataaaaactacacgtaacccataatccctcgattcgctctgacgaagggctaacgctcgaaacgtcagctttaagaatctctgtacggtggccaatttacattatcaactcggttgatgaaaccaaatttttgtatactacttccccaccgacgcagcaccacagtttctttagaaactaccccttcttaCAACGAAGGGTTACGTtgttacaaacgttggccgagTAGCACTTTATATCTCAAcaaacttaactgattagagtgtaatgagaagtgctagttttgtaccccatatgaaccatgtgagcgttagccctactaatggaaatgggcccacacaaggaaagagaaaaactctgaccagggtgggaattgaacccacgaccttcgggttagatcaccgctgctctaccgactaaggtcagacgggagcaggccgtgggaactgaagatgttaaagtcacggcaatgaaaatgttcaagtacaaggaaggattacgtttttacaaacgttggccgtgtagcactttatatttcaacagacttaactgattagagtgtaatgagaagtgctagagtttttctctgcctttgtgtgggcccatttccattagtagggttaacgctcacatggttcatatggggtacaaaactagcacttctcataACACTCTAATCAGCTAAGTCAGTCAATTATTAGTCAACTTTCGGTAAATTGGCTTCTGCAAATAGATTCGAGGAAAATTCTTCATCAGAGAAGGGTCATCGCTTTCTTAAACCTATTTGGGcatcgcgcaccggtggctcaatccgaacagatattttccgaaaattgacgttgggtgcccctgatatgAGAGTCAGACAATTGCCTTAAGTGTCCAGATAAGCGAGAGGATCAATTCTCTCTTTCGAAATCTACTTTGCGCTCTTGGACAATCATAGATAGCGTGTGCAACAGACAGATAAGTGAACTATCTCCTAACATATCATTCACTAATCGAACGTTAACTTACTGCAGGATCTTGACCAAGAAGGCGACTAGTGAGTGCAACGTATGTAGCGATATCCACttttttataaacaattctttcgGTATTTAAATTTtaccaaccacagaacaaaagaaccattgtttcgacagccaacaGATCCCTGGTTGGCACataaatgacaataggtgacgtaaagGTGAGTATCGCTATAGTGATAAAATGATTAACCGACAAATCTCTCTGAACTTgattcaatatattttttttcgtttctttttcctCTCGTTTAAGGTTCTCACCGAAATGACCACGAGCACAAGTTACTCAAGGATCTGTTCCAAAACTACAGCAAGGAAGCTCGACCAGTAATGAACAAGTCCCAGGCAATCAAGGTTCAGTTTGATCTGGCATACAGTCAACTTATTTACCTGGTGAGGAGCTCAGGGGGTAAAAAAATTAAGGGAGCAGGAATGGTGCTGTGGGGAAAGCACTCGCTTcttaccaatgtggcccggattcAGTTTCCACACTCGGCGACACATGTGGGTCTTGAGTCTCGTAGTCCGGCTTTCCCCTCTCCAGGCACTTCCAGTGAAATTTGTCTTCCGTGTTTTAAAAACAAGTGAAGCACGCGTGAAAGTGCACTGTAGCAGATCCAGAAATGCTGGGTAGCACAACGTAACACCATTAAATAAACCAATTATTAATTGTACCTCGATACAACGAAcattttggttgtttttccGCAAATTTGTTATATCGAGGTTTTCGATATATCGAACCCTCGAGATAACGAACCAATTTCCCAGTCCCTTGGCACTTCAttaaatcgaggttccactgtatttATCATTATATCTCAAGACCCTTGAATCAACAATCAGCTGTGCTGTAAAATACCTTTTcaaattggccaatcacagcgcgcacATTATCAAGAAGTAGTAAAAACTACCTTATTCAAACGCTATCTTTCTCATGATTTGTCTGTATTTCTGTAAATCTGTAagtctaagattaaaaattcaGTTCGTTTCAATTGCTTACAAGAAGACCCTCCGGTTCAGTCATTGACAAGAAGGATCAAAATATTCCCACGCAATTGTGctgtaaatgacaacaattaAGAAATTTGTTCTCGTTATTTTTCACAGGATAGCAAAAATCAAATACTTTCAAGCAAAGTGTGGCTGAGGCAGGTAACTAAATACACCAGCTTCTCCATGATAACGTCAAAAAATAATTTGCGAAATGCGGTCCAGTTTTACGCAGCCGGAAGGGGCTGAAAAAAACCGTAACAAGTTAAGGAAAATGTAGTGTACTTTTTGGGGGAGGGGAAAGAGACCTGGCCTTAAGTTCAGGTCGAATATTTTCGGCGTTTTTCAAAATGACATAAAAACGCGGAAAAGTCACCTGGAACGATGTTTGTCAATAGTCCCCCAATAGACCTCATCGTCTGACtcaaatgttgtacccaattcaaacccagGTTTGAATTGGCCCGAGTTCCGAGTTCATGTGTGCCTTCTCTTAGTGCGAAGTTTCTgggatggtaattagttctactttacatagagcggttttcaattgagcgtcgaaagtaattagcgaattgctttggttttgcattacttcactcagtgattggatCAAAGTttttgcgccactttttcaaccaatcagaagtgaaaccaaaaccaatcgtggctcgcgcgtgtacattttcccgcgctttgtgtcggctacgtgtaattacttcgagttttgattggtttactggattgtctctgtcctttttgattggccaaagtaattactttggttttggttttacgaccctcatttgaaaaccgctctatgaatcaaaactaattttcataagaaacaCTTCGCACTtacactcgctttgaagaggaggcacacatgaacttggaaatggtcTGTTAGAACCACACTGCAGACCTACTTGTCCATTGCTTGATTGACGGATTTTTTTTGCACTGTCTGAGTTTGAGTTTAAGTGAGGCTCCAGCATTttgctaagtagcctgacttctggctgttatacacaattgtggtctcattcacacagaagcccttcaagctaatcctgacaagccgaccacatgctggaaaggtcagaccaccgtgacaacaccgggaactctgtgccctactcttttcgaatagtgtgtggggtctttaacgtcccacagagttaatgaacaagggctgtgagacgggacctccggcttatcgtcctcaTCCGAGacgactagaaagtctaaccatttgcagatatagTTACTAAgacagcattttctcctcagttatttaaagacctcgAGTGTTGGTCCACCCGGggttcgaacccatgacctcccgCAAGGAAGTCCAGTGCAAGTTCTGGATGAAAGCAACTGATCGGCGGTCTGTCCGCGCTCGGTCTCTAGGAAACCATTCACAAACCAGTGAAATGAAATACCGAGCCTTGAAGTTACATACCAAGGCCTTTCGAGTTTCCATAAATCCGAAACATCACAATTAAAATTTAACATAAAACGCTTTCTGTTTTAAAGTTATACGATGCTTTAAAAGTATTCTATACTTGGCTGGCTTTCTTGTTTCCTTATGCAGATGTGGAACAATCCATTTCTAAAATGGAATCCTGATAATTATGGCGGAATAGAAGCAATCAATATTGACCCGAGCCTAATATGGAGACCTGACATCATCCTCCACAACAAGTAAGAACTAAAGGCTGGCCTCAGCTTTTGTGATCAACCGTTCCTGGTATAATACATCTCTACATTTCGTTCAACGGGGTTAACATCAAACATCCCTGTCATTACAATAGCGAAAATGCTCCATTTCATCAATTTGAATCTTTGAGTTGTCACTCAATGAACCTTGTTTCATGACCTGGCTTCCCTTGGTAATCACAAGTTCGTAAGTTCGACTTCTGCAACAGAGCAGTCTGATTTTTTCAGAGTATTCCCAGATTACCGTTAAATTTTCATTCACCATTTAACATCGAAAATCACCTTCACTACAAAAGCAAAATACTTCAGAGGGCAATTAACCAACAAAAATTGACCAAATCTTTCTTAAAAGAAACTCTGATTCCCCACGGAATTAATAGACACCAATCGTACACACATGAAAGTTGACCACAGGACACCCAGCATATTGCAACAAGGAACACAGCACAACATCTTTGTCTATCACATGTCAATACCCTGAAGTATACTGGTAAGATACATTTTAGTAATGAGTTGCTTGGTTCTTTCAAACAAAAGCAAGTCTCTGTGTAAGAATTTGATGCACATTTACACAGAACCATGTTGGCTCTATTGAATTGCTTGTGCTGTGTCACCATGTATATATATTCCTAGAGTTTGTCCTTGTGCGCAAAATAAGTTAGCATTTTATGTCACTTGCACTTACACTTGGCTGTAACCATGTGAGGTTTTTATCGCAGTTTGATTCAGAGATAGTTTTCATatatgtatttgtatttgttaaATCAACAATATGGCAGTGGCGAACTTGAAAGCCTCAGCTGCTTTGGCCACAGTGCACCCACATTGAAAAGaaatctcttttttcttttcatttctcctaattttgtatTATCTACAAGTCTGCATACTTCCTATCATCAGTTTAAATATGAAAGTGTGCAATGAATAAAGATTCATTCATTAGAGATTTATTCattcatcaatcaatcaatcagtcaaatAAATCACCAAGCAACAATTTAATAAAAATAGGGTACGGAGAATGATTTCATTAACAACATTATTAAATGATGTTgagaagaaacaaaatttgccaAGAGTGTGTTATATTTGGCCTCATAGGGTAATACACAAACCAAAACATGCATTATTCTTCAAATCCTATGAAAACCAAACCATGTTGTTTTATCAATAACTCAAATTATTTTCAGGGCTTAATTGCATTCTTGgctatttttaaacaaaaatttcaaaacttcatTGAAGTGGTGTAATGTAGCATCAGTCCTCTGTTAGGCTAGGTCTTCCATTATTGGATGAATGATGTCACTTGTTTGACAAATGAGGTTATTTTGCTACTGTTGGTTTTTTAAATGACCACACAATTTTAACATAATTCTTTCCCGCAATATGAGGGCAACATATGTTATGCAATGAAATTGGGTCATTTTACTAAGTGTGGATCCCATTACAAAATTCTCTTGCCAGAATGAAAGGGGAAAgtacattaataattatttttatgcaCCAAATACAATTACCTCACAGGCAGTTCACCAGACCTGACCCCACTCCCTGTACCTCGTTGTCTGTAACCTGAcattaataaatttaatttaattttttttttaattacctatATTTATAGCATTGGGTTTGGTGAAACCGGTGCAATTTACAATTTTGACACCAAGGCTGTGCTCAAATACACTGGATATACAGAATGGTTTGCACCCACAGAAATACACAGCATCTGCAAAATCGATATCACCTATTTCCCATTTGACGAGCAGAAATGTCCGCTGGTATTCGGTTCCTGGACTTACACTGGTATTTACAAATTATACACTTTTAACAGATTTTAAAATCGAGCTGAGACCGAGTTTAATATCATGGTATTGAAAGTTTTCACTTAACATGATAATTAACCAGTGTGTATTCTGCTGACAGTTCAAAGCTTACCTTAAAGGGAAAAATCCATGCACATCGTTATTAAGATACGAAAGATGATTTTGTTGGAAAATCCGTGCTCATTCTCGTTTCCAGTGTCATCGTTCCCTTGATCAGCGGTCGGGAAAGAGAGACTCTGGACAAAATCTAAAAAGGCCatatctgattggctgttgaaaaacgttttcatttcCTGCCATTTTCATCTGGTTTTTAATCTACACGAGGTTGAAGATGAACTGCAAAGAAACCTTTTAAAGACGAGATAAGACTTCCCGAGTGTTATTGAGCCTGTAGTAATCATTCTAAGGACTCCCGTATGAATAGCAAAATAAAggtcggtgtacgggtcccgtacgaatagccactttgaaaagaaaaaggctAGACTGGCCGATGCAAACCCACCTTGATGTGCTTCACTATATTCACGACCATAAATTAATGTAATTTCATAATCGACTACGATGATTTTCCTTATCGTTGTCTCAtaggttatttaacaattattccactcgcgtgagatgatagatagccaacgaggcgcgtagcgccgagttggctataatcatctcatatccaacaagcgcgagtggaataattgttttattaaaaacgcccccaaaatatagaaaactaggctacaataaaaattaaaaggcCCAAAATATCACGCATacgcttgccgtgtttgtagatcatggtaaaatggctcataacccatgatggtttagccaatcaaaactctcgaattgcattatccaatggtccagtttttaataattggtAATATAAATTAAAACCAAGGCAGTCAGATGGCCGGTGCGTGCTTGTGAAGCGTGCGAATGCAATTTCGAGAGCTCCAGGATAGTGTGATTATGTTTTATAGCTACAAAGTGTTTCTCAAGTGAACCTGAAGGGggatcgggggggggggggggggagggggtggggatcATGCTGGTGCCGgttcaggcctcatttcattcattcatgtgctgggtgagatcgctaatggactgatagcggctgccagcggcgcctgtatatgctgatgtccgatctcacccatagatcacttgcttgtaaagctcatttgaatatgccaatagaaaatgcgctataaaAATTCATtacattaccattaccattttTTACAACTTACCAGTTCCGAAAACATTCATCCGCTGGACAAGGCTAACGGAGGctctggaaacgaggttgtgcCATGCATGCAACGCGCGAATTGGCCCGCCCAAGGGGAGATTGCTGAACAAGTTTGCAGATATACCTTGGTCTATGATGAAAATGCCGTGACAATGCAATGAATCTAGTGTGGTCATGGCGTCCTAACGGGAAATTAATACGAGTCTTGTTCTTTTTTCCCTCACAGGCAACAAGCTAAATCTCACTAATGCGCGAGACGCCGCCGATCTCTCCAAATACACTGTAAGTGGGGAGTGGGAGCTGATAGACGCCACTTTGAACCGACATGAGGTCACTTACAGCTGCTGTCCGCACCCTTTCATCGACATTACATATACAATACAGGTGAAACGAAGAGTCCTTTTTTACATGATGAACTTGATTATTCCGTGCATCGTCCTGGCCGTGTTGACCGTGTTCTCATTCTATCTGCCGCCTGAGTCTGGTGAGCGAATGGGCCTTGTGATAACCATTTTGCTCGGTCTCACTGTATTCATGATGGTGTTTACAGACAACGTGCCTCGGACGTCGGAAGTCACGCCACTCATAGGCAAGTACTCCGTGACCGTCCTGGTTCAGGTCACGGTGGCCTTGCTTGTCACGTGTTCCATCCTGAGAGTGTATCATCGTGACCCGGAGAGGAACATGCCTAACTGGTTCCGCAAGTTGGTTTTCGATATTTTGGGTCCTATGCTGCTGGCACTGCCTTCTGAAGAGCGAACCAAGCTGCAACAAGAAGAAAAGAACAGGAATTTCTACGCCTCAAAAGTTCAGGGCGCTCCCTATGAAGTACACCACAGTCAAAATCATCTGATGGTTTCCCTGCCAAAGCTTATAAGTCCAAAGAGGGGTGATGGAGAAATAGGCAGTAAGTGTTTTCATACCTCCATGGGGTCCAATCTGTCGCTAACACCCGCGGACGAACGCATGGAAGAAATTGCTTGTGGTATGCGCACCATTGTGGCGCATTTGAAGGACGCGCAAGATTCAGACGCGAAAGTCAACGACTGGCATCACGCAGCCGCAGTACTGGACATCGCATTCTTTTGGATCACCGCCATTACCATATTGGGATCGACACTGGCTTTCTACTTTATGATTCCCAACTGAGTGAAGCAGTAGTGCGCACTGTGGATAGTGCGGTTAGAAAAGAATGGCCGGAATTTTCTGCAGCTGGATGAAAAAGGCGTACTATTTAGTTACTAAGTTGCACTTGGAACTAAAAACAACTGGTTTATCTATAGGTAATACAAGGGTTAAGTAGAGAATGCCCTTAGTCTCAAACAAGTTGTGATGTTCTTACGGGCCGTGGGTATTCCAAACTTCAGCCTTGAAGGCCTTACTTAAGAAAACTAATTGAACTGtgataccaagagaaaatgaggggacagaaagggaggctcccggtccagccgttgggatatgtcatgtccacgaaagttatttttagacgagcggaagtctttgttctgtcttccgagacgtccgcatgcaggctaGCCTCGCTCTGATGtttgaatgaatataaatgttcatcagccttccacgtgcgccgccattttctcttttcactgagaacctgagagcgaggtaAGACTGCGTACGCAAATCTGGGAAGACAagcttccgctagaacaaagacttccgctcgtctaaaaataactttcgtggacatgacatatcccggccaacgccctgagcctccctctctatcccctcattttctcttgctgatACATATAACGTtagaatgggccatttccgagttcatgtttgcttcttcttcaaagcgaatctaagtgcgaaatttttcttatgaaaaataGCTTTTATTCATATATAAAGTAGAACTCATTATCATCAcaaaagaggaggcagacatgaactcggaaatggctaaTTGAAGGGTATTAATATTGCGTATGACCATGTTCAAGTTCGTAGACCGGAACAACGCTGAGTGGCatatttttgagacaaaaaaaatttggaaatataTAACGC
The sequence above is a segment of the Montipora foliosa isolate CH-2021 chromosome 2, ASM3666993v2, whole genome shotgun sequence genome. Coding sequences within it:
- the LOC137992363 gene encoding acetylcholine receptor subunit alpha-like isoform X1, yielding MNCWFHMASRSSGRRIAVLGTLLTLFGVATSQGSHRNDHEHKLLKDLFQNYSKEARPVMNKSQAIKVQFDLAYSQLIYLDSKNQILSSKVWLRQMWNNPFLKWNPDNYGGIEAINIDPSLIWRPDIILHNNIGFGETGAIYNFDTKAVLKYTGYTEWFAPTEIHSICKIDITYFPFDEQKCPLVFGSWTYTGNKLNLTNARDAADLSKYTVSGEWELIDATLNRHEVTYSCCPHPFIDITYTIQVKRRVLFYMMNLIIPCIVLAVLTVFSFYLPPESGERMGLVITILLGLTVFMMVFTDNVPRTSEVTPLIGKYSVTVLVQVTVALLVTCSILRVYHRDPERNMPNWFRKLVFDILGPMLLALPSEERTKLQQEEKNRNFYASKVQGAPYEVHHSQNHLMVSLPKLISPKRGDGEIGSKCFHTSMGSNLSLTPADERMEEIACGMRTIVAHLKDAQDSDAKVNDWHHAAAVLDIAFFWITAITILGSTLAFYFMIPN
- the LOC137992363 gene encoding neuronal acetylcholine receptor subunit alpha-3-like isoform X2, which translates into the protein MNKSQAIKVQFDLAYSQLIYLDSKNQILSSKVWLRQMWNNPFLKWNPDNYGGIEAINIDPSLIWRPDIILHNNIGFGETGAIYNFDTKAVLKYTGYTEWFAPTEIHSICKIDITYFPFDEQKCPLVFGSWTYTGNKLNLTNARDAADLSKYTVSGEWELIDATLNRHEVTYSCCPHPFIDITYTIQVKRRVLFYMMNLIIPCIVLAVLTVFSFYLPPESGERMGLVITILLGLTVFMMVFTDNVPRTSEVTPLIGKYSVTVLVQVTVALLVTCSILRVYHRDPERNMPNWFRKLVFDILGPMLLALPSEERTKLQQEEKNRNFYASKVQGAPYEVHHSQNHLMVSLPKLISPKRGDGEIGSKCFHTSMGSNLSLTPADERMEEIACGMRTIVAHLKDAQDSDAKVNDWHHAAAVLDIAFFWITAITILGSTLAFYFMIPN